The Phycisphaerae bacterium RAS1 genome includes a region encoding these proteins:
- the fas6 gene encoding LOG family protein ORF6 in fasciation locus: MNGNRRPDPSDISYRTAAEETWRLFRIMAEFVEGFEALSNLGPAVSVFGSARTLPDSPYYQQAVKLSAALVKSGFGVITGGGPGIMEAANRGASEAGGTSVGLNIWLPLEQQANPFQNVSLEFHYFFVRKVMFVKYAIAFVCFPGGFGTMDEFFESMTLVQTGKIRTMKILLIGREFWEPLAAWMKSCVLERHKAISPNDLDLFHITDDIDDAVSVIARHYEQDKTLAGQPTARDELLMAPPVRTTAEGTLIGRRPIPSAAPTRGYQ, translated from the coding sequence ATGAACGGCAACCGCCGGCCCGACCCCAGCGACATCTCCTACCGCACCGCCGCCGAGGAAACCTGGCGGCTCTTCCGCATCATGGCGGAGTTCGTCGAAGGGTTTGAGGCGCTTTCCAATCTCGGCCCGGCGGTGTCGGTCTTCGGCTCGGCGCGCACCCTTCCCGACAGCCCCTACTACCAGCAGGCGGTCAAGCTCTCGGCGGCGCTGGTGAAGAGCGGCTTCGGCGTCATCACCGGCGGCGGGCCGGGCATCATGGAAGCCGCCAACCGCGGCGCGTCCGAGGCCGGAGGGACGAGCGTCGGCCTGAACATCTGGCTGCCGCTGGAGCAGCAGGCCAATCCGTTCCAGAACGTCTCGCTCGAATTTCACTACTTTTTTGTCCGCAAAGTCATGTTCGTGAAATACGCGATCGCGTTCGTGTGCTTTCCCGGCGGCTTTGGGACCATGGACGAGTTCTTTGAATCCATGACGCTCGTGCAGACCGGCAAGATTCGAACGATGAAGATTCTCCTGATCGGGCGCGAGTTCTGGGAGCCGCTGGCGGCGTGGATGAAATCCTGCGTGCTGGAACGCCACAAGGCGATCTCACCGAACGACCTCGATCTGTTCCATATCACCGACGATATCGACGACGCCGTGTCGGTCATCGCCCGGCACTACGAACAGGACAAGACGCTGGCGGGCCAGCCGACGGCGCGCGACGAACTGCTCATGGCGCCGCCCGTGCGGACGACGGCCGAGGGCACGCTCATCGGCCGCCGGCCGATACCGTCGGCGGCCCCGACCCGCGGCTACCAGTAG